Proteins from one Amycolatopsis endophytica genomic window:
- a CDS encoding alpha/beta fold hydrolase yields the protein MRAVKAVELGLVAGFVLTRTALRAATGGLPTAASGGGAVPISRPRGESRTVIADDGVELHAEIQGDPRAPVTVVLCHGYALSGASWSFQTPELARHARVVTWDQRGHGRSGRGPAEHATVDQLGRDLRAVIESTAPRGPVVVAGHSMGGMTVMALAEQCPELFGTRIAAVALLATSAEPVLGDLGLPRHGMRALHRVTPWALALLHRVTVLSGPLRELAGALVPRHAFASEVPPHVADFLVEQIGATPLDVLADFFPQFRVHDKVAALAALHRVGCLVLAGADDIVTPPEHSEAIARAVPGAELVVLPHAGHAFPLEHPEAVNTLLVALLRRHGRLRTA from the coding sequence ATGCGAGCGGTCAAGGCGGTGGAACTGGGCCTGGTGGCCGGGTTCGTGCTGACCCGCACCGCGCTGCGTGCCGCGACCGGCGGCCTGCCGACGGCCGCGTCCGGTGGCGGGGCCGTGCCGATCAGCAGGCCACGGGGCGAGAGCCGGACCGTGATCGCGGACGACGGCGTCGAGCTGCACGCCGAGATCCAGGGTGACCCACGCGCGCCGGTCACGGTCGTGCTGTGCCACGGCTACGCGCTCTCCGGCGCGAGCTGGAGCTTCCAGACGCCGGAGCTGGCGCGCCACGCCCGGGTGGTGACCTGGGACCAGCGCGGCCATGGCCGGTCCGGGCGCGGGCCCGCCGAGCACGCCACCGTCGACCAGCTGGGCCGCGACCTGCGTGCCGTCATCGAGTCGACCGCGCCGCGCGGGCCGGTCGTCGTGGCCGGGCACTCGATGGGCGGCATGACGGTCATGGCACTCGCCGAGCAGTGCCCGGAGCTGTTCGGCACCCGCATCGCGGCCGTCGCGCTGCTGGCCACCAGTGCCGAGCCGGTGCTGGGCGACCTCGGCCTGCCACGGCACGGCATGCGGGCACTGCACCGGGTCACGCCGTGGGCGCTGGCCCTGCTGCACCGCGTCACGGTGCTGTCCGGGCCGTTGCGCGAGCTGGCCGGGGCTTTGGTGCCGCGGCACGCCTTCGCTTCGGAGGTGCCACCGCACGTCGCCGATTTCCTGGTCGAGCAGATCGGGGCGACTCCGCTGGACGTGCTGGCCGACTTCTTCCCCCAGTTTCGCGTGCACGACAAGGTCGCCGCGCTCGCCGCGCTGCACCGCGTCGGCTGCCTGGTGCTGGCCGGAGCGGACGACATCGTGACGCCTCCGGAGCACAGCGAGGCCATCGCCCGCGCGGTGCCCGGAGCCGAACTCGTCGTGCTGCCCCACGCCGGGCACGCCTTCCCGCTGGAACACCCCGAGGCGGTCAACACCCTCCTGGTGGCTCTTCTGCGACGCCACGGCCGCCTGCGCACCGCCTGA
- a CDS encoding SMP-30/gluconolactonase/LRE family protein has translation MDQVTAPVAAHGEGPVWAPEWPGVRWVDMLAGDVLEHDDGEVRRHHVGDVVAALRPGVDGGVVLALERGFALADAALTDVRPLGEVWTDPGVRMNDGGCDPDGRFYCGSMSYDAAPGAGSLYRLDPDGAVTAVLTGVTISNGLAWSPDGGTAYYVDTPTGRIDAFDYTAAHGLTRRRPAVTIPAEAGSPDGLTVDAEGNLWVALWGGGAVHCYTPEGVQVARAAFPVTQVTACTFGGPDLDELYVTTSRQGVAEGTQPEAGALFRLRPGVRGLPAHRCSAC, from the coding sequence GTGGACCAGGTGACGGCTCCCGTTGCCGCGCACGGCGAAGGCCCGGTGTGGGCGCCGGAGTGGCCCGGCGTGCGGTGGGTGGACATGCTCGCCGGGGACGTGCTCGAACACGATGACGGTGAGGTGCGCCGCCACCACGTCGGCGACGTCGTCGCGGCCCTGCGGCCGGGCGTGGACGGGGGAGTGGTCCTCGCGCTGGAACGCGGGTTCGCCCTCGCCGACGCCGCGCTCACCGACGTGCGGCCGCTGGGCGAGGTGTGGACGGATCCGGGCGTCCGGATGAACGACGGCGGGTGCGACCCCGACGGCCGCTTCTACTGCGGCTCCATGTCCTACGACGCGGCACCGGGCGCCGGGAGCCTGTACCGGCTCGACCCGGACGGTGCGGTCACCGCCGTGCTCACCGGCGTCACCATCTCCAACGGCCTCGCCTGGAGCCCGGACGGTGGCACCGCGTACTACGTGGACACCCCTACCGGCCGCATCGACGCCTTCGACTACACCGCCGCGCACGGCCTCACCCGGCGTCGCCCCGCCGTCACCATCCCGGCGGAAGCCGGTTCCCCGGACGGCCTCACGGTCGACGCCGAGGGCAACCTGTGGGTCGCCCTGTGGGGTGGCGGCGCCGTGCACTGCTACACCCCGGAGGGTGTCCAGGTGGCGCGGGCCGCGTTCCCGGTCACCCAGGTCACGGCGTGCACCTTCGGCGGGCCGGACCTGGACGAGCTGTACGTGACCACGTCGCGCCAGGGCGTCGCGGAGGGCACCCAGCCCGAGGCCGGGGCCCTGTTCCGCCTGCGCCCCGGGGTGCGGGGCCTGCCCGCGCACCGCTGTTCCGCCTGCTGA
- a CDS encoding FadR/GntR family transcriptional regulator, whose amino-acid sequence MSSSQAGPLGRHRTLHGQVVEWLGRRIVSGELAHGSQLPNEAELAAQLNVSRGGVREAVKALAAKGLVEPRPRLGTRVLPREQWNLMDREVISWHGQLSDAAFLGDLLELRLMVEPGAAQLAAERATEEQLGVLEAACARMAEEAGRVEADTSAFVEADLTFHLTLLRASGNQLVEQLGRLLEASLHHGLAASSHAPGGVSATLPLHQAVLVAVRARRATAAGRAMRRLIETTSEAVHRMTGEGN is encoded by the coding sequence GTGAGCAGTAGCCAGGCCGGACCTCTGGGGCGGCACCGCACCCTGCACGGCCAGGTGGTCGAGTGGCTCGGGCGCCGCATCGTGTCCGGCGAGCTGGCCCACGGTAGCCAGTTGCCCAACGAGGCCGAGCTGGCGGCCCAGCTCAACGTCAGCCGCGGCGGCGTCCGCGAGGCCGTGAAAGCGCTCGCCGCGAAGGGGCTGGTCGAGCCTCGGCCCCGGCTCGGCACCCGGGTGCTGCCGCGCGAGCAGTGGAACCTGATGGACCGCGAGGTGATCAGCTGGCACGGCCAGCTCTCCGACGCGGCGTTCCTCGGTGACCTGCTGGAGCTGCGGCTGATGGTCGAGCCCGGCGCCGCGCAGCTGGCGGCCGAGCGCGCGACCGAGGAGCAGCTCGGCGTGCTGGAGGCCGCGTGCGCCCGGATGGCGGAGGAAGCCGGGCGGGTCGAGGCGGACACCTCCGCGTTCGTCGAGGCCGACCTCACCTTCCACCTGACCTTGTTGCGCGCGAGCGGGAACCAGCTGGTCGAACAGCTGGGCCGGCTGCTGGAGGCGAGCCTGCACCACGGGCTGGCCGCCAGCTCGCACGCGCCGGGCGGGGTTTCGGCGACACTGCCGTTGCACCAGGCGGTGCTGGTCGCGGTCCGCGCGCGGCGCGCGACCGCGGCCGGCCGGGCCATGCGGCGGCTGATCGAGACCACGAGCGAAGCGGTGCACCGGATGACGGGTGAAGGGAACTGA
- a CDS encoding substrate-binding domain-containing protein encodes MSDDDQISLTSRRSALKYFGAGGGAVAASALLAACQGVRDSPESGGGGAFADSPDWRFVFVNHVTTNSFFVPTRTGMADAAKLVGIPEPQWTGSTEGNVSEMANAFSTAINGGVDGIAVALTDNNAFIEPTKRAFAQGIPVIAYNATAAGNFPLTYVGQDLYQSGFLMGQRIAREVTSGLILVGISQPGGNNVQPRLDGITDALKQAAPGVTVLPINTGAEQAAELNAITAAYDGHQDAKGVYAVDAGSTASIAQLFTSRGLQGKVRAGGYDTLTDTLEGVQSGALDFTIDQSAYLQGFLSVLYLYLYRVSGTLVTPPFTDTGLTFVTKDNVGPYLTADSKFEGGRKADLVPMPSSIPLPPAIS; translated from the coding sequence ATGAGCGACGACGACCAGATCAGCCTCACCTCACGCCGCAGCGCTCTGAAATATTTCGGAGCGGGCGGTGGCGCGGTGGCCGCCTCCGCCCTGCTGGCCGCTTGTCAGGGAGTGCGCGACAGTCCCGAATCGGGTGGCGGCGGCGCGTTCGCCGACTCCCCCGACTGGCGGTTCGTGTTCGTCAACCACGTCACGACCAACTCGTTCTTCGTGCCGACCCGCACCGGGATGGCCGACGCGGCGAAACTGGTCGGGATCCCGGAACCGCAGTGGACCGGATCCACCGAGGGCAACGTCTCCGAAATGGCCAACGCCTTCTCCACCGCGATCAACGGCGGCGTCGACGGCATCGCGGTCGCGCTGACGGACAACAACGCGTTCATCGAACCGACCAAGCGGGCGTTCGCGCAGGGCATCCCGGTGATCGCCTACAACGCGACCGCCGCGGGAAACTTCCCGCTCACCTACGTCGGCCAGGACCTCTACCAGTCCGGGTTCCTGATGGGACAACGGATCGCGCGCGAGGTCACCTCCGGGCTCATCCTGGTCGGGATCTCCCAGCCCGGCGGCAACAACGTCCAGCCGCGCCTGGACGGCATCACCGACGCGCTGAAACAGGCCGCGCCGGGCGTGACGGTGCTTCCCATCAACACCGGCGCCGAGCAGGCGGCCGAACTCAACGCGATCACCGCCGCCTACGACGGGCACCAGGACGCGAAGGGCGTGTACGCGGTCGACGCGGGCAGCACCGCCTCGATCGCGCAGCTGTTCACCAGCCGCGGCCTGCAGGGCAAGGTCCGCGCGGGCGGGTACGACACCCTGACCGACACCCTGGAGGGCGTGCAGTCCGGCGCGCTCGACTTCACCATCGACCAGTCGGCCTACCTGCAGGGCTTCCTGTCGGTGCTCTACCTCTACCTGTACCGGGTGTCCGGCACGCTGGTCACGCCGCCGTTCACCGACACCGGCCTGACGTTCGTCACCAAGGACAACGTGGGTCCCTACCTCACCGCGGACAGCAAGTTCGAGGGCGGGCGCAAGGCCGACCTGGTGCCGATGCCCTCCTCGATACCCCTGCCGCCGGCGATCTCCTAG
- a CDS encoding ABC transporter permease, with amino-acid sequence MTKALPGERTTPTPPRGGGGFLPGIIRVKELSILLVTVAAAIYFGLTSGPGFTTTDNYHTIAQYVAPWAIVAAGEVMVLICGQIDLSAGFVFTLSPFVLMLFYNNGFPLLLAVVGAIVVSGLIGMVNGLIHTVFGLSSFITTLGMAFLLWGLSLIISGGSPVSAPAEGWVVSVFGAWGWSEFIWAVVVVVVMQVVLSTTRFGIATQATGGNPLGAAEAGIRTNRIKVANFAILGALAGLAGILQGTRVGSYDPTNGGFNTMFYAVAAAVIGGTALLGGSGTVVGAFLGALLLGLVYDGFNLTGISANAFYLVLGVAILVAALLNVYVTVMRKRLGSKGRS; translated from the coding sequence ATGACGAAAGCGCTTCCCGGCGAACGCACGACGCCCACCCCGCCCCGGGGCGGTGGCGGGTTCCTGCCCGGGATCATCCGGGTCAAGGAACTGTCCATCCTGCTGGTGACGGTCGCCGCGGCGATCTACTTCGGACTCACCAGCGGGCCGGGGTTCACCACGACCGACAACTACCACACCATCGCGCAGTACGTGGCTCCGTGGGCGATCGTCGCCGCGGGCGAGGTCATGGTGCTGATCTGCGGGCAGATCGACCTCTCCGCCGGGTTCGTCTTCACGTTGTCGCCGTTCGTGCTGATGTTGTTCTACAACAACGGTTTCCCGCTTCTGCTGGCGGTGGTCGGCGCGATCGTGGTGAGCGGGCTGATCGGGATGGTGAACGGGCTGATCCACACGGTCTTCGGCCTGTCCTCGTTCATCACGACCCTGGGCATGGCGTTCCTGTTGTGGGGACTGTCGCTGATCATCTCCGGCGGCTCCCCGGTGAGCGCCCCCGCCGAGGGGTGGGTCGTGTCGGTGTTCGGCGCGTGGGGCTGGTCGGAGTTCATCTGGGCGGTGGTCGTCGTCGTGGTCATGCAGGTGGTGCTGTCCACGACCCGGTTCGGCATCGCCACCCAGGCCACCGGCGGCAACCCGCTCGGCGCGGCGGAGGCGGGCATCCGCACCAACCGGATCAAGGTGGCCAACTTCGCGATCCTCGGCGCGCTGGCCGGGCTCGCCGGGATCCTCCAGGGCACGCGCGTGGGCTCCTACGACCCCACCAACGGCGGGTTCAACACCATGTTCTACGCGGTGGCCGCCGCCGTGATCGGCGGGACCGCGCTGCTGGGCGGCTCGGGCACGGTGGTCGGGGCGTTCCTCGGCGCGCTGCTGCTCGGGCTGGTCTACGACGGGTTCAACCTGACCGGCATCAGCGCCAACGCGTTCTACCTCGTGCTCGGCGTCGCGATCCTCGTCGCCGCGCTGCTGAACGTGTACGTGACGGTGATGCGCAAACGGCTCGGTTCGAAGGGGCGGTCGTGA
- a CDS encoding ATP-binding cassette domain-containing protein: protein MNEVMRAEHIGKRFGPVRALEDVSLTVSAGEILGLIGDNGAGKSTLIKILTGFHQPDSGRLLFDGEPVTLKSVTHARSLGIETVFQDLAMVNDLPVYLNLHLNKELVHRPLPFLKRREMKKRAREALDSIGIDIPSVTAEVGQLSGGQRQAIAVARSVFTRDTKLLLLDEPLAAMGAKEGGLILRLLARLKERGDLAIILIAHNYSQVVDVCDRINLLQHGEITFDKPSRDTSVAELLELVHAEYRIQH, encoded by the coding sequence GTGAACGAGGTGATGCGCGCCGAGCACATCGGCAAGCGGTTCGGGCCGGTGCGGGCGCTGGAGGACGTGTCACTCACCGTGTCGGCGGGCGAGATCCTCGGCCTCATCGGCGACAACGGCGCGGGCAAGTCCACGCTGATCAAGATCCTCACCGGGTTCCACCAGCCCGATTCCGGCCGGCTGCTGTTCGACGGCGAGCCGGTGACCCTGAAATCGGTGACGCACGCCCGGTCGCTGGGGATCGAGACGGTCTTCCAGGACCTGGCGATGGTGAACGACCTGCCGGTGTATCTGAACCTGCACCTGAACAAGGAACTGGTGCACCGGCCGCTGCCGTTCCTGAAGCGGCGCGAGATGAAGAAGCGCGCGCGGGAGGCGCTGGACTCGATCGGCATCGACATCCCGTCGGTGACGGCCGAGGTCGGGCAGCTCTCCGGCGGTCAGCGGCAGGCCATCGCGGTGGCCCGCTCGGTGTTCACGCGCGACACCAAGCTGCTGCTGCTCGACGAGCCGCTGGCCGCGATGGGCGCCAAGGAGGGCGGGCTCATCCTCCGGCTGCTGGCCCGGCTCAAGGAACGCGGTGATCTGGCGATCATCCTGATCGCGCACAACTACAGCCAGGTCGTGGACGTGTGCGACCGAATCAATCTGCTCCAGCACGGAGAGATCACGTTCGACAAGCCGTCCCGGGACACCTCGGTGGCCGAGCTGCTCGAACTCGTGCACGCCGAGTACCGGATCCAGCACTGA
- a CDS encoding aldose epimerase family protein: MRMSVRGRIALACTTVLFAAAGLPAVTSSAAPRPSGPSISKEAFGSVGGQSVERYTLDSGNGMKVRILTYGGIIQTLEAPDKRGRGANVVLGFPTLADYVAKNSPAEGGGPYFGALIGRYANRIAGGEFILDGVEYHVPVNNNGNSLHGGTAGFDDKVWAASEVRERGSVGLRLSLVSPDGDQGYPGTLRTTVTYSLDSRNRLSIDYRATTDKATVVNLTNHTYWNLAGESSGDVYDQTLRIDADRYTPTDATQIPTGAVAPVAGTPFDFRRGMAIGTRIAENDPQLLTGQGYDHNWALNSRGRPAFAAQAADPASGRSLTVYTTEPGIQFYSGNFLDGTLVGTGGKTYRQSYGFALETQHFPDSPNQPGFPSTVLRPGQTYQQTTVFALGTL; this comes from the coding sequence ATGCGGATGTCCGTCCGCGGGCGGATCGCGCTCGCGTGCACCACAGTCCTCTTCGCGGCGGCAGGGTTGCCCGCCGTGACCTCCTCCGCCGCTCCGAGGCCGTCGGGCCCGTCGATCTCCAAGGAGGCGTTCGGCAGCGTGGGCGGGCAGTCCGTCGAGCGCTACACCCTCGACAGCGGCAACGGGATGAAGGTCCGGATCCTGACCTACGGCGGCATCATCCAGACCTTGGAGGCCCCCGACAAGCGCGGACGCGGCGCCAACGTCGTGCTCGGGTTCCCGACGCTGGCCGACTACGTCGCGAAGAACAGCCCGGCCGAGGGCGGCGGACCGTACTTCGGCGCGCTGATCGGCCGCTACGCCAACCGGATCGCGGGCGGCGAGTTCATTTTGGACGGTGTCGAGTACCACGTGCCGGTCAACAACAACGGCAACAGCCTGCACGGCGGCACCGCCGGGTTCGACGACAAGGTGTGGGCCGCGTCGGAGGTCCGTGAGCGGGGTTCGGTGGGGCTGCGGCTGAGCCTGGTCAGCCCCGACGGCGACCAGGGCTACCCCGGCACGCTGCGGACGACGGTGACGTACTCACTGGACAGCCGCAACCGCCTGTCGATCGACTACCGCGCCACCACCGACAAGGCGACGGTGGTGAACCTGACGAACCACACGTACTGGAACCTCGCGGGTGAATCGTCCGGCGACGTGTACGACCAGACGCTGCGCATCGACGCCGACCGCTACACGCCGACGGACGCGACGCAGATCCCGACCGGCGCGGTGGCCCCGGTGGCAGGCACGCCGTTCGACTTCCGCCGCGGCATGGCGATCGGGACGCGGATCGCGGAGAACGATCCGCAGCTGCTGACCGGACAGGGCTACGACCACAACTGGGCACTGAACTCCCGCGGCCGGCCGGCCTTCGCGGCACAGGCGGCAGACCCGGCGAGCGGGCGGTCGCTGACGGTCTACACGACGGAGCCGGGGATCCAGTTCTACTCGGGCAACTTCCTCGACGGCACGCTCGTGGGCACCGGCGGGAAGACCTACCGGCAGAGCTACGGGTTCGCACTGGAGACCCAGCACTTCCCCGACTCACCCAACCAGCCCGGGTTCCCGAGCACCGTGCTGCGCCCCGGACAGACCTACCAGCAGACGACGGTGTTCGCGCTCGGCACCCTCTGA
- a CDS encoding DUF6923 family protein, whose translation MSLWRAARTLAAAAVLAVSLPVVPASAAPGPACTVLRVSNTISGGPSTMELVRLPSGSVETRKALGVQVNALGYARGQDRVYGVTRDGVVVTVGRDGELTRLGPVRTRERRVFLHATAGAISGNRWYVRRDDELSVIDIDPGSAGFLSVVREVDLWPSSSWSSVDDFDFAGGRLLGVTNTWPFRGMIVSVDPVSGFTHPVSGPALPAATTYGSVVAAGETLYVTANRSAGRSRTYRVPRGGAASQVSSGAPLSGSDAAGCLRAPAPPAPPPAPAPAPPVPPPPAPAPVAPPPPPGPPPPPPPPPPPPPASPPPPPASPPPKPLPPRPSPAPPSSAPAPTPPPSTTPRRPVTTKKPVEQVSTQEKTEEKRRWSFTVLVLVLGAGIAVRRLSR comes from the coding sequence GTGAGCCTGTGGCGCGCGGCGCGCACGCTCGCGGCCGCCGCGGTGCTCGCGGTGTCCCTGCCGGTCGTGCCCGCCTCGGCCGCTCCGGGACCGGCGTGCACGGTTCTGCGTGTCTCGAACACGATCTCCGGCGGTCCGTCCACGATGGAGCTGGTCCGGTTGCCCTCGGGTTCGGTGGAGACGCGGAAGGCGCTCGGGGTGCAGGTCAACGCGCTCGGCTACGCGCGGGGCCAGGACCGGGTCTACGGCGTGACGCGCGATGGTGTCGTCGTGACAGTGGGGCGGGACGGGGAGCTGACCCGTCTCGGCCCGGTCCGTACCCGCGAGCGCCGGGTCTTCCTGCACGCGACGGCGGGTGCCATCTCCGGCAACCGGTGGTATGTCAGGCGGGACGACGAATTGTCGGTGATCGACATCGATCCGGGCAGCGCCGGGTTCCTGTCGGTGGTGCGCGAGGTGGACCTGTGGCCGTCGTCGTCCTGGTCTTCGGTGGATGATTTCGACTTCGCGGGCGGACGGCTGCTCGGGGTGACGAACACCTGGCCGTTCCGGGGGATGATCGTGTCGGTGGACCCGGTCTCGGGGTTCACGCACCCGGTTTCCGGACCCGCCCTGCCCGCGGCGACGACCTACGGTTCGGTCGTGGCGGCGGGGGAGACGCTGTACGTGACGGCGAACCGCAGCGCGGGCCGGAGCCGCACGTACCGAGTACCCCGGGGCGGGGCCGCGAGCCAGGTGTCGTCCGGGGCGCCACTGTCCGGTTCGGATGCCGCGGGGTGCCTGCGCGCCCCCGCGCCACCCGCGCCACCCCCTGCCCCTGCCCCGGCGCCTCCCGTGCCTCCGCCTCCGGCGCCCGCCCCGGTGGCGCCACCGCCGCCACCGGGGCCACCGCCGCCACCGCCGCCGCCACCGCCGCCTCCGCCGGCGAGCCCGCCGCCTCCGCCGGCGAGCCCGCCCCCGAAGCCGCTCCCGCCGCGTCCCAGCCCGGCGCCACCGTCATCAGCCCCGGCGCCGACCCCGCCGCCGAGCACCACCCCCCGGCGCCCGGTGACCACGAAGAAGCCGGTCGAGCAGGTCTCGACACAGGAGAAGACGGAGGAGAAGCGCCGCTGGTCCTTCACGGTGCTGGTCCTGGTGCTCGGCGCGGGCATCGCGGTCCGCCGCCTCAGCCGCTGA
- a CDS encoding bestrophin-like domain, with product MNVYVAGSLWVVGAIVMGAVIAYLVRRYGLDEGRPDNNDAAGQAFTIVGGLHAAVIAFVLISLFDAASTVRDGSYEEAQSLVAASWAADALPEPVRSDIREMAAGYAGTVVNEEWPRMRDGGVVPDQGWDELDRMRELVDSSEVPGDDDWLTNRKTEVADSLLDVFKERQARLNAVQDNNIGMVVWFVLIGGSVIFVLLPNLFGGTKSLTHIVIVSTLAAATTLLLFAVYQMQNPFAGGSKVGPDAFSQAIERLR from the coding sequence ATGAATGTCTACGTGGCCGGTTCGCTGTGGGTGGTCGGCGCCATCGTGATGGGCGCCGTGATCGCCTACCTCGTGCGCCGTTACGGTCTGGACGAGGGCAGGCCGGACAACAACGACGCCGCCGGCCAGGCGTTCACCATCGTCGGCGGGCTGCACGCCGCGGTGATCGCGTTCGTGCTGATCTCCCTGTTCGACGCGGCGAGCACCGTGCGGGACGGCTCCTACGAGGAGGCACAGAGCCTGGTCGCCGCGTCCTGGGCGGCCGACGCGCTGCCCGAGCCGGTGCGCAGCGACATCCGCGAGATGGCCGCCGGTTACGCGGGCACGGTGGTGAACGAGGAATGGCCGCGCATGCGGGACGGCGGTGTCGTGCCCGACCAGGGCTGGGACGAGCTGGACCGCATGCGTGAACTGGTCGACTCGTCCGAAGTGCCGGGTGACGACGACTGGCTCACCAACCGCAAGACCGAGGTCGCCGACAGCCTGCTGGACGTGTTCAAGGAACGCCAGGCGCGGCTCAACGCCGTGCAGGACAACAACATCGGCATGGTCGTGTGGTTCGTGCTGATCGGCGGCAGCGTCATCTTCGTGCTGCTGCCCAACCTGTTCGGCGGCACGAAGTCGCTGACGCACATCGTGATCGTGTCCACCCTGGCCGCGGCGACGACCCTGCTGCTGTTCGCGGTCTACCAGATGCAGAACCCGTTCGCGGGTGGTTCGAAGGTCGGGCCGGACGCGTTCAGCCAGGCGATCGAGCGGCTGCGGTGA
- a CDS encoding family 2B encapsulin nanocompartment shell protein: protein MTVTDPAVPNLEDAGPQQSLSTQAARNLATTTKSVPQMQAITSRWLLRLLPWVEASGGAYRVNRRLSYAVGDGRVTFVTTAGAVEVIPAELGELPILRGFEDQEVLAALAGKFEQREYEPGDVIVEFGHASDQAFLIAHGKVSKVGPGEYGDFTDLGVLAGGDHFGDESLLDDQSIWEYTVKAVTSCTVLVLEQRGFDELVEQSEALREQIELFRTRQLSNGNEHGEASIELSSGHSGEWELPGTFVDYELSPREYELSVAQTVLRVHSRVADLYNQPMNQTEQQLRLTIEALRERQESELLNNKDFGLLNNADVKQRLHTRSGPPTPDDLDDLLGAVWKEPAFFLAHPKAIAAFGRECNTRGIYPAGVEFNGHHVPSWRGVPILPSNKIPVSETRTSSILLMRVGEQNQGVVGLHQTGLPDEVEPGLSVRFMGINEKAIISYLVSAYFSAAVLVPDALAVLEKVEIGRES, encoded by the coding sequence GTGACTGTGACCGACCCCGCCGTGCCGAACCTGGAGGACGCCGGCCCGCAGCAGAGCCTGAGCACACAGGCCGCGCGGAACCTGGCGACCACGACCAAGTCCGTTCCGCAGATGCAGGCGATCACCTCCCGGTGGCTGCTGCGCCTGCTGCCCTGGGTGGAGGCATCCGGTGGCGCCTACCGGGTCAACCGCAGGCTCTCCTACGCGGTCGGCGACGGCCGCGTGACGTTCGTGACCACCGCGGGCGCCGTCGAGGTCATCCCCGCCGAGCTCGGTGAACTCCCGATCCTGCGCGGCTTCGAGGACCAGGAGGTGCTCGCCGCGCTCGCGGGCAAGTTCGAACAGCGCGAGTACGAGCCCGGTGACGTGATCGTCGAGTTCGGTCACGCGTCCGATCAGGCATTCCTCATCGCGCACGGCAAGGTCAGCAAGGTCGGCCCCGGCGAGTACGGCGACTTCACCGACCTCGGCGTACTGGCAGGCGGCGACCACTTCGGTGACGAATCCCTCCTGGACGACCAGAGCATCTGGGAGTACACGGTCAAGGCCGTCACCTCGTGCACCGTGCTGGTGCTGGAACAGCGCGGGTTCGACGAGCTGGTCGAGCAGTCGGAGGCGCTGCGCGAGCAGATCGAGCTGTTCCGCACCCGGCAGCTGTCGAACGGCAACGAGCACGGTGAGGCGAGCATCGAGCTGTCCTCGGGCCACAGCGGGGAATGGGAACTGCCCGGCACGTTCGTCGACTACGAGCTGTCCCCGCGCGAGTACGAGCTGAGCGTCGCGCAGACCGTCCTGCGCGTGCACAGCCGCGTCGCCGACCTCTACAACCAGCCGATGAACCAGACCGAGCAGCAGTTGCGCCTGACCATCGAGGCCCTGCGCGAGCGGCAGGAGTCCGAGCTGCTGAACAACAAGGACTTCGGGCTGCTCAACAACGCCGACGTCAAGCAGCGCCTGCACACCCGCTCCGGCCCGCCGACGCCGGACGACCTGGACGACCTGCTGGGCGCGGTGTGGAAGGAGCCGGCGTTCTTCCTGGCCCACCCCAAGGCGATCGCGGCGTTCGGGCGCGAGTGCAACACGCGCGGGATCTACCCGGCAGGCGTGGAGTTCAACGGCCACCACGTGCCGTCCTGGCGCGGGGTACCGATCCTGCCGTCCAACAAGATCCCGGTGTCGGAGACACGCACCAGCTCGATCCTGCTGATGCGCGTGGGCGAGCAGAACCAGGGAGTCGTCGGCCTGCACCAGACCGGTCTGCCGGACGAGGTCGAGCCCGGCCTGTCGGTGCGGTTCATGGGCATCAACGAGAAGGCGATCATCTCCTACCTGGTGTCGGCGTACTTCTCGGCGGCCGTGCTGGTCCCGGACGCGCTGGCCGTGCTGGAGAAGGTGGAGATCGGCCGCGAAAGCTGA